The Metabacillus litoralis genome contains a region encoding:
- the pyrH gene encoding UMP kinase: MSKPKYQRIVLKLSGEALAGDNGFGINPSVIQSIAKQVKEIAELDVEVAVVVGGGNIWRGKIGSEMGMDRATADYMGMLATVMNSLALQDSLETQGIQTRVQTSIEMRQVAEPYIRRKAIRHLEKKRVVIFAAGTGNPYFSTDTTAALRAAEIEADVILMAKNNVDGVYNADPRIDKDAVKYETLSYLDVLKEGLAVMDSTASSLCMDNDIPLIVFSIMEEGNIKRAVIGENIGTIVRGK; the protein is encoded by the coding sequence ATGAGTAAACCTAAATATCAACGTATCGTACTAAAATTAAGTGGTGAAGCACTTGCGGGTGATAATGGATTTGGAATTAACCCTTCTGTTATACAATCAATTGCTAAACAAGTGAAGGAAATTGCTGAACTAGATGTTGAGGTAGCTGTTGTTGTTGGAGGCGGAAACATCTGGCGCGGTAAAATCGGTAGTGAAATGGGAATGGACCGAGCAACTGCCGACTACATGGGAATGCTTGCAACTGTCATGAACTCACTTGCTTTACAAGATAGTCTTGAAACACAAGGAATTCAAACACGTGTCCAAACTTCTATTGAAATGAGACAGGTTGCCGAGCCATACATAAGAAGAAAAGCAATTCGTCACCTTGAAAAGAAACGCGTTGTGATCTTTGCTGCTGGTACCGGAAATCCATATTTCTCTACAGATACGACTGCGGCATTACGTGCTGCAGAAATTGAAGCAGATGTTATTCTTATGGCAAAAAATAATGTGGATGGTGTTTATAACGCCGACCCTAGAATTGACAAAGATGCTGTTAAATATGAAACTCTTTCATACTTAGATGTACTTAAAGAAGGTCTTGCTGTAATGGATTCAACTGCGTCTTCTTTATGCATGGATAATGATATTCCACTAATTGTCTTCTCAATTATGGAAGAAGGTAATATTAAGCGTGCCGTGATCGGCGAAAATATCGGAACAATTGTAAGGGGGAAATAA
- the frr gene encoding ribosome recycling factor produces MEKAVASLTRELASVRAGRASANLLDKISVDYYGAPTPVNQLASISVPEARLLVIQPYDKTVLGDIEKAILKSDLGLTPSNDGSLIRLSIPALTEERRKELVKLVKKYAEEAKVAVRNIRRDGNDDLKKLEKNGDITEDELRGNTEEVQKLTDDYIVKVDQVAKDKEKEIMEV; encoded by the coding sequence ATGGAAAAAGCTGTTGCTTCTTTAACTCGTGAGTTAGCTTCAGTTAGAGCCGGACGTGCTAGTGCAAATTTATTAGATAAAATTTCTGTTGACTATTATGGGGCTCCAACACCTGTTAATCAACTTGCATCTATTAGTGTGCCAGAAGCAAGACTTCTAGTTATCCAACCTTATGATAAAACTGTTTTAGGTGATATCGAAAAGGCAATTCTAAAATCTGACTTGGGTTTAACACCTTCAAATGATGGTTCTCTTATTCGACTTTCTATCCCAGCGCTAACAGAGGAAAGACGTAAGGAACTTGTGAAGTTAGTTAAAAAATATGCAGAAGAGGCAAAAGTTGCAGTGCGTAATATTCGACGTGATGGTAATGACGACCTGAAGAAATTGGAGAAAAACGGCGATATTACTGAAGATGAGTTACGTGGCAACACTGAAGAAGTACAAAAGTTAACTGATGATTATATTGTGAAAGTTGACCAAGTTGCTAAAGATAAAGAAAAAGAAATCATGGAAGTTTAA